Part of the Faecalibacterium duncaniae genome, ACGCGCTGGCCCAGTGCGAGACCCCGGTCACGCTGGTGACCACCGACAGCCGTGAGGTCTGCCCCGGGTGCATCTTTGTGGCGTTCCCGGGCGAAAAATTCGACGGCCATGATTTTGCCGCCAAGGCGCTGGAAAACGGCGCGCTCTGCGTGGTGCTGAACCACCCCGTGGAAGGCGTGCCGGAGGAGAAGAGCGTGATCTGCCCGGACAGCTACCACGCCATGATGGTGCTGGGTGCCAATTATCGCAGCCAGTTCCACCCAAAAGTGGTGGGCGTGACCGGCAGCGTGGGCAAGACCACCACCAAGCAGATGACCTACGCCGCCATTGCAGGCTTTGGCAGTACCATCAAGACCGAGGGCAACCAGAACAATGAGCTGGGCCTGCCCCGCACCATGTTCCGCATCGGCAAAGAGACCCAGTACGCTGTGGTGGAGATGGGAATGAGCCACGCCGGGGAGATCGAGCGCCTGAGCAAGTGCGCCCGCCCGGATGTGGGCATCATCACCTGCATCGGGATGTCCCACATCGGCAACCTGGGCAGTCAGGAGAACATCTGCAAGGCAAAGCTGGAGATCTGCGCCGGTCTGCCGGAGGGTGCTCCGCTGGTGCTGAACGGGGACGACCCCTTCCTGCGCAAGGCCGTCCTGCCCGACCATGTCCGTCCGGTCTGGTTCAGCCTGGGCGATGAGAACGCCGATGTCTGTGCCCTGTCCATCCAGCAGGATGAAAAGGGCATGAGCTTTGTGCTGGAGGATCACGAG contains:
- a CDS encoding UDP-N-acetylmuramoyl-tripeptide--D-alanyl-D-alanine ligase, whose translation is MEAIAANILLEGLAVNALAQCETPVTLVTTDSREVCPGCIFVAFPGEKFDGHDFAAKALENGALCVVLNHPVEGVPEEKSVICPDSYHAMMVLGANYRSQFHPKVVGVTGSVGKTTTKQMTYAAIAGFGSTIKTEGNQNNELGLPRTMFRIGKETQYAVVEMGMSHAGEIERLSKCARPDVGIITCIGMSHIGNLGSQENICKAKLEICAGLPEGAPLVLNGDDPFLRKAVLPDHVRPVWFSLGDENADVCALSIQQDEKGMSFVLEDHEEGTFLVKIPAMGRHNVANALAAYCAATRLGLNARRVIAGLADFEQTGMRQKVVHARGVDVIEDCYNANPDSMKAALAMFREYPCKRRFALLGDMLELGDISRAAHEEVGRQAVENKVDYLVTYGEQAKRIAVVAAAKGLPTLHADTYAQAAETLLDKMQPGDALLVKASRGMALEKVLEIFYKE